From a single Xanthocytophaga agilis genomic region:
- a CDS encoding efflux RND transporter periplasmic adaptor subunit produces the protein MKYLPFILVLASAILTSACSHEEADGNKETSATAEVQEITIVPVQQLQPSKQIVLPGELKPWNKVNIHPKVKGFVKSLAVDRGSVVKKGQVLAILDAPESLSELSQAKAQLQAAEATASEQSTRAQASKLTYQRMLKTSKMEGAVSLNELDLAKARMMGDSASATVAQGNVQAARAYYQTKSQLAQYLTITAPFDGVIIERNTSPGALVGPSESSSAKPLFVLQDSRTLRLTVAIPEVYANQISGKGTVNFTVNAVPEKLFTATYARSGSSLQEENRSMMTEFDIKNTNDELKAGMYAEVRLPITRSAQTLFVPVKSVVSSSEKVFVVRVKDDKAERIAVKKGNVVDTLVEVFGNLQPGDWIVKEASDEIREGQSAKWHRTESQPVSTTSYQK, from the coding sequence ATGAAATACCTTCCTTTTATTCTAGTACTGGCTTCAGCCATTTTAACAAGTGCATGCAGCCATGAAGAAGCAGACGGAAACAAAGAAACGTCTGCGACTGCCGAAGTTCAGGAAATTACCATAGTTCCTGTACAACAGTTGCAACCTTCCAAGCAAATAGTATTGCCGGGCGAATTAAAGCCCTGGAACAAAGTAAATATTCATCCCAAAGTAAAGGGGTTTGTCAAAAGCTTGGCAGTGGATCGTGGATCTGTTGTGAAAAAGGGACAGGTGCTGGCTATACTGGATGCACCGGAATCCTTGTCTGAACTTAGTCAGGCTAAAGCTCAGCTACAGGCTGCCGAAGCAACGGCCAGTGAACAAAGCACCCGTGCGCAGGCGAGTAAACTTACCTATCAGCGTATGTTAAAAACCAGCAAAATGGAAGGTGCCGTTTCGCTCAACGAACTGGATCTGGCGAAAGCTCGTATGATGGGTGACAGTGCATCAGCTACTGTGGCACAGGGAAATGTTCAGGCAGCACGCGCCTATTACCAAACTAAGTCTCAACTAGCCCAGTATTTAACTATCACTGCCCCGTTTGATGGAGTTATTATCGAGCGGAACACCAGTCCGGGAGCATTGGTAGGACCTTCGGAGAGTAGCAGTGCCAAACCCTTATTTGTGTTGCAAGATAGCCGTACCTTACGTTTGACAGTAGCAATCCCAGAGGTATATGCTAATCAGATTTCGGGCAAAGGCACTGTAAACTTCACAGTGAATGCGGTTCCTGAAAAGTTATTTACAGCTACCTATGCCCGTAGTGGAAGTAGCCTGCAGGAAGAGAACCGATCTATGATGACAGAGTTTGATATAAAGAATACCAATGACGAACTCAAAGCAGGTATGTACGCAGAAGTTCGTCTACCTATCACCCGATCTGCGCAGACTTTATTCGTTCCTGTAAAATCGGTAGTCAGCTCTTCTGAAAAGGTGTTTGTAGTTCGGGTAAAGGATGACAAAGCAGAACGCATAGCTGTTAAAAAAGGTAATGTGGTAGATACGTTGGTAGAGGTATTTGGTAATCTGCAACCTGGCGATTGGATTGTGAAAGAAGCCTCAGATGAAATAAGGGAAGGACAATCGGCTAAATGGCATCGTACAGAGTCCCAGCCTGTATCTACAACAAGTTATCAAAAGTAG
- a CDS encoding LytTR family DNA-binding domain-containing protein, with protein sequence MFLKCIAVDDEPLALDILKTYIARLPVLQLVQTFDDAVLAVDFLKQNPMDLLLVDIHMPDLSGLDLVRSLDVMPLIIFTTAHKNYAFEGFELNAVDYLLKPIDFERFSKAIAKAVDYHQYKTRSSGESAEYLYVYSEYRQVRVNLSDIEYIESLEDYIRIHLSEQKPVVTLMTLKKVLEKLPEQQFKRIHRSFVVAIDRVNSIHNRKAILDSGKELPISDSYTEFIQEWKAK encoded by the coding sequence ATGTTCCTAAAGTGTATTGCTGTAGACGATGAACCCCTGGCTTTGGATATTCTCAAAACTTATATTGCCAGATTACCTGTTTTGCAATTGGTACAAACTTTTGATGATGCAGTTCTGGCAGTCGACTTTTTGAAGCAGAACCCTATGGATCTTTTGCTGGTTGACATACATATGCCCGACCTATCCGGTCTAGATCTGGTTCGTTCGCTGGATGTTATGCCTCTAATCATCTTTACAACAGCACATAAGAATTACGCATTTGAAGGATTTGAACTCAATGCGGTTGATTATCTATTGAAACCCATCGATTTTGAGCGATTTTCCAAAGCCATCGCCAAGGCTGTTGATTACCATCAATATAAAACCCGATCTTCAGGAGAATCTGCTGAGTACCTGTATGTGTATTCCGAATACCGGCAAGTTCGGGTGAATCTTAGTGATATTGAATACATCGAAAGCCTGGAAGATTACATTCGGATACATTTGAGTGAACAGAAACCTGTAGTTACACTGATGACCTTAAAAAAGGTACTTGAGAAGCTACCTGAACAACAATTCAAACGCATACATCGTAGTTTTGTCGTGGCTATTGATCGGGTCAATTCTATTCATAACCGAAAGGCTATACTTGATTCTGGTAAAGAATTGCCTATCAGTGATAGCTATACAGAGTTTATTCAGGAGTGGAAGGCGAAGTGA
- a CDS encoding sensor histidine kinase, with translation MSDVESIGELLTSIYYWQFCLFYIALFYLHTYWIFPFLFFKKRYILYGFAVICLFASVYMLKPFDQLIVHNSFSGREEEPPPGFVPPPRFGKPMHERPDFRPRPEENIAMLPEGDHVDITSIFLFVIMMALSIAIETMYQWRETEKRAVQAEADKISAELSFLKAQIHPHFLFNTLNNIYALAITQNENTATSIMKLSNIMRYVTDEVLEDFVPLSNEVECIRNYIDLQRLRLGKNMQIDFSVNGNQERVKIAPLLLMTFIENVFKYGVSNHHLGSIIIKIVAERQHIYFFCQNQIFTTDQNTNREGVGIVNTKQRLNRLYSDKHSLNIKSEDNVFTVELNLYS, from the coding sequence ATGAGTGACGTAGAGAGTATAGGAGAACTCCTGACGTCCATTTATTACTGGCAGTTTTGCCTGTTTTATATTGCCCTCTTTTATCTGCATACCTACTGGATATTTCCGTTCCTGTTTTTTAAAAAGAGATATATTTTATATGGATTTGCTGTTATTTGTCTGTTTGCCAGTGTATACATGCTAAAGCCGTTTGATCAGCTTATTGTGCATAATTCCTTTTCCGGAAGAGAAGAAGAACCACCACCAGGTTTTGTGCCACCACCTCGTTTCGGTAAGCCTATGCACGAACGTCCTGACTTTAGGCCAAGACCTGAAGAAAATATAGCAATGTTACCGGAAGGAGATCATGTGGATATTACCAGCATATTCCTTTTTGTGATTATGATGGCTTTAAGCATTGCTATTGAGACCATGTATCAGTGGCGTGAAACAGAAAAACGGGCAGTACAGGCAGAGGCTGACAAGATTAGTGCTGAGCTGTCTTTCCTGAAAGCCCAGATTCACCCACACTTTCTTTTTAATACCCTGAATAATATTTATGCATTGGCAATCACACAGAATGAGAATACAGCTACTTCTATCATGAAGCTCTCCAATATTATGCGTTATGTAACAGATGAAGTATTGGAAGATTTTGTACCTCTGAGCAATGAAGTAGAATGTATCCGAAACTATATTGACCTGCAGCGGTTACGATTAGGAAAAAATATGCAAATCGATTTCTCTGTAAATGGTAATCAGGAACGGGTGAAAATAGCTCCATTGTTATTGATGACTTTTATTGAGAATGTATTTAAGTATGGTGTTAGTAATCATCATTTAGGGAGCATTATAATCAAAATAGTTGCAGAACGACAGCACATTTACTTTTTTTGCCAGAATCAGATTTTTACCACAGATCAGAATACAAATCGGGAAGGAGTAGGGATTGTTAATACCAAACAACGTTTGAATCGACTTTATTCAGATAAGCATTCTTTGAATATTAAATCAGAAGATAATGTATTCACTGTTGAGCTAAACTTATATTCCTAG
- a CDS encoding cytoplasmic protein yields MNKDVLEKSLKYTTINKKALEESVQAGCYYCLKVYPAYKVVDFVEADETGICPYCGIDCVLPDKSPYELTRENLQELHTFWF; encoded by the coding sequence ATGAATAAAGATGTACTGGAAAAATCTCTTAAATACACCACTATCAATAAAAAGGCACTGGAAGAATCTGTTCAGGCAGGGTGTTATTACTGTTTAAAGGTATATCCTGCATACAAGGTAGTGGATTTTGTAGAAGCAGATGAGACAGGTATCTGCCCTTATTGCGGTATAGATTGCGTGTTGCCCGATAAGTCTCCTTATGAACTGACAAGAGAAAATCTTCAGGAACTGCACACTTTCTGGTTTTAG